A region from the Aquimarina sp. ERC-38 genome encodes:
- a CDS encoding UPF0236 family protein, producing MAISSLAQETMCFIGQHLVFSDAEQVINSLTGAGVNAKQIERICHRYGQWIEDADTKVISEQVYKEYDYQKANELHYVSVDGAMYLTREESWKESKLGRVYQPKDIVEVSPSRTELTSSTYITHLGDHKEFTSKMDYHLENLNNLVFIADGARWIWKWVERYYPESIQIVDYYHSKEHLCEFAKLYYKDENKRHDWINKLSQQILDKGIDLIIEVLEELPKQQKTTAKRNRLISYYKQNRDRMQYHRYLEKGLLIGSGAIESAHKDVLQQRLKLSGQRWTMEGFRQMAQLRVVYKSNQEHRIKQLDCVD from the coding sequence ATGGCTATTAGTAGCCTAGCCCAAGAGACGATGTGTTTCATAGGGCAACACTTAGTTTTCAGCGATGCCGAACAAGTTATCAATAGTTTAACGGGGGCAGGTGTCAATGCCAAACAAATAGAGCGTATCTGCCATAGGTATGGGCAGTGGATAGAAGATGCTGATACCAAAGTTATCTCAGAGCAGGTTTACAAAGAATATGATTATCAGAAGGCTAATGAACTTCATTACGTAAGTGTCGATGGAGCTATGTACCTGACACGGGAAGAAAGTTGGAAGGAAAGTAAGTTAGGTAGGGTCTACCAACCCAAAGATATTGTTGAAGTAAGCCCAAGCCGGACGGAGCTAACTAGCTCGACTTATATTACCCACCTGGGGGATCATAAAGAGTTCACCTCTAAGATGGACTATCATCTAGAGAACCTGAACAACCTTGTCTTTATCGCTGATGGTGCCAGGTGGATTTGGAAGTGGGTAGAACGATACTATCCCGAGAGTATACAAATTGTAGATTATTACCATAGTAAAGAACATTTATGCGAATTTGCCAAATTATATTACAAGGATGAAAACAAAAGGCATGATTGGATAAATAAGCTTTCCCAACAGATATTAGACAAAGGTATTGACCTTATTATCGAAGTACTTGAAGAATTACCTAAACAACAAAAAACCACAGCAAAGAGAAATAGACTAATCAGTTATTACAAACAAAACAGAGACAGGATGCAATACCACAGATATCTCGAAAAAGGGCTTCTTATCGGTTCAGGTGCTATTGAATCTGCTCATAAAGATGTATTACAACAACGCTTAAAACTATCAGGCCAGCGATGGACTATGGAAGGGTTCCGACAAATGGCACAACTCAGAGTGGTATATAAAAGCAATCAAGAACACAGAATCAAACAATTAGATTGTGTAGACTAA
- a CDS encoding transposase translates to MSEPVAGNHNDLFDIGVQFEVVTTTLKQANINIDGLFLNADAGFDSKNFRDSCNEQQINANICFNKRNGNSDKDEYFDQELYDERYAVERTNAWMDSYRSLLNRFDRYPSKKVCLCNEKVSNNLTILQN, encoded by the coding sequence ATGTCGGAACCTGTAGCGGGCAACCATAACGACCTGTTTGATATAGGGGTACAGTTCGAGGTAGTCACTACCACCCTCAAGCAAGCTAACATTAATATAGATGGGTTATTTTTAAACGCAGATGCCGGGTTCGATTCTAAAAACTTCCGAGATTCCTGTAACGAACAACAAATTAATGCCAATATATGTTTCAATAAAAGAAATGGAAATAGCGATAAGGATGAATACTTTGACCAAGAACTATATGACGAAAGGTATGCAGTAGAACGTACCAATGCTTGGATGGACAGTTATCGTTCACTCCTCAATAGGTTCGATAGATACCCGTCCAAAAAAGTGTGTCTGTGTAATGAAAAAGTTTCCAACAATTTAACAATTTTACAAAATTAA
- a CDS encoding transposase — protein MTKHSKKRAPTPKYVSQNQLVLEGFESPFERELNPANRWVRLAKLLPWDELCSIYRKHFPEKSTGRPDLSPRVVLGSIIIKHLCNLDDRETVDQISENIYMQYF, from the coding sequence ATGACAAAACATTCAAAAAAGCGTGCACCTACTCCCAAATATGTAAGTCAAAACCAGTTGGTTTTAGAAGGTTTTGAGAGTCCTTTTGAGAGAGAATTGAACCCTGCTAACCGTTGGGTTCGTTTGGCTAAGCTACTTCCTTGGGATGAACTGTGTTCCATTTATCGCAAACATTTTCCGGAAAAATCGACAGGCCGTCCTGATTTAAGCCCAAGAGTTGTTTTGGGGTCAATCATCATCAAACATTTATGCAACTTAGATGATAGGGAGACGGTTGATCAGATTTCTGAGAACATCTATATGCAGTATTTCTAG
- a CDS encoding transposase codes for MYFVLDKDMIENSIVRYLPEPSRGFAPTVPLVEIVNAILYKLKAGVHWRLLPVNALFSGKVLCWQSVYYHYRKWCISETWKDCWISFLDAHKAYFDLSSVDFDGSHTPAKRGGEVVEYQGRKKVKTTNSLYLTDRQDFP; via the coding sequence ATGTACTTTGTACTTGACAAAGATATGATAGAAAATTCAATTGTGAGATACCTACCTGAACCTAGCCGTGGTTTTGCACCTACGGTCCCGTTGGTTGAGATTGTTAATGCTATACTTTATAAGCTTAAAGCTGGGGTCCATTGGCGTTTGTTACCGGTAAATGCTTTATTTTCAGGTAAGGTGCTATGCTGGCAGTCGGTCTATTACCATTACCGTAAATGGTGTATATCTGAAACCTGGAAGGATTGCTGGATAAGTTTTCTTGACGCCCATAAGGCTTATTTTGACCTGTCCAGTGTAGATTTTGATGGTAGCCATACCCCTGCCAAACGAGGTGGTGAAGTTGTTGAATACCAGGGAAGGAAGAAGGTAAAGACTACAAATTCTTTATATTTGACTGATAGGCAGGACTTCCCCTAG
- a CDS encoding IS256 family transposase codes for MNLTKKQTEFVLSKFLEKPTGLNDVLEMVLNAMLYNERSEFLATNATEGNKANGYRLGKVFGQGCQLELRIPRDRQSMFSPVLLALFREQEDYLREVSFQLYGKGLTTRDIGEVMQTLYGRHYSKSSISNFTQSFYDQMRLWRERTLESHYLAIFIDGLQVKVRRNGKYQNECYYIILALKEDYTREVIAIETLPNESATGWRLVLQGLKERGLQTVGLVASDNLSGITSAVASVWKATPHQLCCVHLQRNLQARVRHQDKAELAKDLREVLSPGVVDHTREKAMKKIGQIKIKWKDYPKLISHIDKVPWEDYLTYLDFDHRVQRMLYTTNWIERFNRSARRTLKVRSGLPSEESVLTLITSVAIEKGNKKYAYPVYNFKFENKLKKRDC; via the coding sequence ATGAACCTTACAAAGAAACAAACAGAATTTGTACTGAGCAAATTTTTAGAAAAGCCAACCGGGCTCAATGATGTCCTGGAAATGGTACTTAACGCAATGCTTTACAACGAGCGCAGCGAATTTTTGGCTACAAATGCTACTGAAGGTAATAAAGCCAATGGCTACCGTTTGGGGAAGGTCTTTGGTCAGGGTTGCCAGTTAGAACTGCGCATCCCCCGGGACCGTCAGAGTATGTTTAGCCCAGTACTTCTAGCCCTGTTCAGGGAGCAAGAAGATTACCTTCGCGAGGTAAGTTTTCAGCTCTACGGTAAAGGGCTTACTACCCGGGATATCGGTGAAGTAATGCAAACTCTCTATGGGCGTCACTATAGCAAAAGTAGCATTAGTAATTTCACCCAAAGCTTTTATGATCAGATGCGCCTATGGCGAGAGCGTACCCTGGAGTCCCACTACCTTGCCATCTTTATAGATGGGTTGCAGGTAAAGGTCAGGCGCAACGGTAAATACCAGAACGAATGCTATTATATTATACTGGCCTTAAAGGAAGATTATACCCGGGAGGTCATTGCTATAGAAACCCTGCCCAATGAATCAGCTACAGGTTGGAGGTTGGTGCTACAGGGACTTAAAGAACGGGGGTTACAAACAGTTGGGCTGGTGGCCTCGGATAACTTGAGTGGTATTACCTCAGCTGTAGCCAGCGTGTGGAAAGCTACCCCGCATCAGTTGTGCTGCGTACACTTACAACGAAACTTGCAGGCAAGGGTACGCCATCAGGATAAAGCAGAACTGGCAAAAGACCTAAGGGAAGTACTCTCGCCAGGTGTAGTAGACCATACCCGGGAAAAGGCAATGAAAAAGATAGGCCAGATCAAGATCAAATGGAAAGACTACCCAAAACTGATCTCTCATATAGACAAAGTGCCATGGGAAGATTACCTTACTTATCTGGATTTTGACCATAGGGTACAAAGAATGCTCTATACTACCAACTGGATAGAACGCTTTAACAGAAGCGCAAGAAGGACCCTTAAAGTAAGGTCCGGACTCCCTAGCGAAGAATCAGTATTGACCTTAATTACCAGTGTCGCTATAGAAAAAGGCAATAAAAAGTATGCCTATCCCGTATATAATTTTAAATTTGAGAATAAACTAAAAAAACGTGATTGTTAA
- a CDS encoding IS256 family transposase: MITTEQQELEKKALEQFMTGKSLFGKDGAFAPILKSFIEKALEAEIEFHLSDVERLKGNKRNGKSKKTVKSSEGTFEIEVPTDRQSNFEPELVKKRQTILAENLSEKIIGLYGLGMGLRDISAHIKELYDTDISHTVLSQITDKIIPDIKAWQSRPLESMYCIVWLDAMHYKVRVDGKVVHRALYNILGINKSGYKEVLGMYVSESEGANFWLQVLTDLQNRGLQDILIACTDNLKGFTNAIISVFPKAITQLCIVHQIRNSLKCVASKDQKEFLKDLKKVYRAVSKDMAEEELLRLEEKWGSKYPVVLNSWQNNWEELSQYFQFSAPIRKMIYTTNAVEGFHRQVRKVTKTKGAFTNDMALLKLVYLATKNIQKKWTSPLQNWSLIRVC; this comes from the coding sequence ATGATAACTACAGAACAACAAGAATTAGAGAAGAAAGCCCTTGAGCAATTTATGACGGGCAAGAGTTTATTTGGCAAGGACGGTGCATTTGCACCGATACTAAAGAGTTTTATAGAAAAAGCTTTAGAAGCAGAGATAGAGTTTCATTTAAGCGATGTTGAGCGTTTAAAAGGCAATAAGCGCAATGGCAAATCCAAAAAGACGGTTAAGAGCAGTGAAGGTACTTTTGAGATAGAAGTCCCCACAGATCGTCAAAGTAATTTTGAGCCAGAATTAGTTAAAAAACGCCAAACGATTCTAGCAGAGAACTTATCGGAGAAGATTATTGGTTTATATGGTCTTGGGATGGGTTTACGCGACATCTCAGCTCATATTAAGGAGCTCTATGATACCGATATCTCTCATACGGTATTGAGTCAGATTACTGATAAGATCATTCCTGATATCAAGGCTTGGCAGAGTCGTCCTTTAGAATCGATGTACTGTATTGTTTGGCTAGATGCTATGCACTATAAAGTCCGGGTTGACGGTAAGGTAGTACACAGGGCTCTTTATAACATTTTAGGTATTAATAAGTCCGGATACAAAGAAGTACTAGGGATGTATGTCTCAGAGAGTGAAGGGGCTAATTTTTGGCTACAAGTACTTACGGATCTTCAAAACAGGGGTTTGCAAGATATTTTAATTGCCTGCACAGACAACCTAAAAGGCTTTACTAATGCTATTATCAGTGTTTTTCCCAAAGCCATCACTCAACTTTGTATTGTCCACCAAATTCGTAATTCCTTAAAATGTGTAGCCTCCAAGGATCAAAAGGAGTTTTTAAAGGATTTAAAAAAGGTGTATCGTGCTGTTAGTAAAGATATGGCCGAGGAGGAACTTTTACGGTTAGAAGAGAAATGGGGTAGTAAATATCCAGTGGTCCTTAATAGTTGGCAGAACAACTGGGAGGAACTCTCACAGTATTTTCAATTTAGTGCCCCTATCCGTAAGATGATCTATACCACTAATGCCGTGGAAGGTTTTCACCGTCAAGTGCGCAAGGTAACTAAAACTAAGGGTGCATTTACCAATGATATGGCTCTGCTCAAACTAGTTTATTTAGCCACTAAAAACATTCAGAAGAAATGGACATCCCCTTTACAGAACTGGAGTTTAATTAGGGTCTGCTGA